In one Carettochelys insculpta isolate YL-2023 chromosome 6, ASM3395843v1, whole genome shotgun sequence genomic region, the following are encoded:
- the LOC142014073 gene encoding olfactory receptor 5AS1-like translates to MREGNHSVVTEFILSGLTDHTGLQVPLFGLFLLIYSITLVGNGVMIFLIRVNPRLHTPMYFFLGNLSFCDLCCSTLVAPKMLLNFLAERKSISFSACAMQTHFSAFFQDAACLLLAVMAYDRYVAICNPLLYLVIMSRQLCKQLVVGLYAVGLLDAVISTCLISRLSFCSSNIINHFFCDLPPLLVLSCSDTHINEIVMFVFSFFIIASGVATVILSYVYITSTILQIQSTEGRHKAFSTCTCHLTTMVIFYGTVLFMYLRPTSSYSTGTDKIASVFYVLLIPMLNPFIYSLRNTEVKSALRKIMNKLPSNT, encoded by the coding sequence ATGAGAGAGGGAAATCATTCAGTGGTAACTGAGTTCATTCTCTCTGGACTGACAGATCATACAGGGCTGCAAGTTCCCTTGTTTGGATTGTTCTTACTGATCTATTCAATCACCTTGGTAGGAAACGGGGTAATGATCTTTTTAATCAGAGTTAACCCAagactccacacccccatgtactttttCCTTGGTAATTTGTCCTTCTGTGATCTGTGCTGTTCCACACTGGTAGCTCCTAAGATGCTGCTGAATTTCTTAGCTGAGAGGAAAAGCATTTCTTTCAGTGCCTGTGCTATGCAAACgcatttttctgccttttttcaaGATGCTGCATGCCTCTTGCTGGCTGTGATGGCTTAtgaccgctatgtggccatctgtaaCCCACTGCTTTATCTGGTGATCATGTCCAGGCAACTTTGTAAACAGTTGGTAGTTGGATTGTATGCTGTGGGGTTGCTGGATGCCGTGATAAGCACATGTTTGATATCGCGACTCTCATTCTGCAGCTCCAACATCATCAATCACTTCTTCTGtgacctccccccactgctggtgctctcctgctCTGACACCCACATCAATGAGATTGTGATGTTTGTTTTCTCATTCTTCATCATAGCAAGTGGTGTTGCAACTGTCATCCTCTCCTATGTCTATATCACCTCCACCATCCTGCAGATCCAATCCACCGAAGGTCGGcacaaagccttctccacctgcactTGTCACTTGACCACAATGGTCATATTTTATGGCACTGTGCTTTTTATGTATTTGCGACCCACCTCCAGTTATTCCACGGGCACAGATAAAATAGCCTCAGTGTTTTATGTACTGCTGATCCCCATGTTGAACCCCTTCATCTACAGTTTGAGGAACACAGAGGTAAAGAGTGCCTTGAGGAAAATAATGAATAAACTCCCAAGTAACACTTGA